In Mycobacterium sp. Aquia_213, the sequence GCTGCCCGGCGTGCTCGGCCGCGGTCGCCAAATAGGCCGCACCGGCTGCGTTCAGCGCGGCGGCGAACTCGATGGAATCGGCGTCCGGCGCCATCGGCAGCACGCCGGTCAGCGCTGCCGCGCCGGCCGCGGTGGTAGCCGCCATCTGCTCGCTGATCGCGCCTTCTGTCGCCGCCGACAAGTCAACGGCGCCTGGCACCATGTCAAACAGACCGCTCATTTTGACCCCTCCGTATTTTTCTAGATGCCCGGTTTCATCCGTGGGGGTATACCCCCTTTTGGCTGGCTCCCCACCAGGCAAGTTGTGTCCGGCGAAATATCGCGGAATGGCCTGATTCTATGGTGGCCGCTGGCGGCTGTCGATTCACCTTTTTGCCTCGCCACCCGGCCGCCGCGGACCTGCCTATTCCGGGGCTCCTACCAGCACACCTTCGATCGCGCCATCGGTCGTGACGAGCAAGCCCCGCCCGGGCGGCAGTTGCTGGGCGCTGACCCTGGCGAACACTTTGACCGTCGCCGGGTCGTTGTCCATGAATAAGGTGGGCGCCCGCGAACTCGTCATCTTCTGCAGGAATGGATTCGTGATGGAGACCCCCGCCCAGTTTCCGGGCAGGCGCGAGGCAATCACGTGCAGGCCTATCTCTCGGCTGCGCTCGATCAGCCCCCACAGCGGAGCGCTCGCGGCGGCCTTGCCGATCGCACCGTGTGGACGCAGTTCCTGTTCGTCGTCGATCAGCAGGAAATGGTGCGGGCCCGCCCAGGTGCTGCGGCTCAGCAACTCTTCCTGACTCAGGCCCGAGGGAGGGAGACGGTCGCGCATCATCGCCGCCAGTTCCTCGATCACGGTGTCGATATCGTCGGCGGTGTAGGCGTACGCGCGAACGTGCGGTCCACGAATCTTGCCGATCAGCGACGTCTTGGGATCGATGATGGTGATCTGCGCCTGCTCGGGACCGAACCGGCTCATGACCGCCTGTCCGAAGGCGGCCAGGGTCGTCGTCTTACCGCACGACTGCCGGCCCAGCACCAGCATGCTGGGCACCGTTCGAGTCGGTAAATATGTTGGCTGCAAAGCACTTTCGCCGATGGCGAAGGGGATGTTGAACGGGTCCGCCGCCACGTCGGTCTCCGCGAAGGCGGCGATGATCTGGGCGAGCTGAATCTGTTCGGGCAGTCGCGCCAACTTCTCCAGCCTGCCGACGCCGGTCACCTCGGCAATGACCCCCCCGAGTTGGCGCGTCGGTATCCGTTCGCCGGTGGCCGACGTGATCTCCGGTACCCCGATCAGCACCTCGTGGCCTTCTCGGGTGACACCGAACCCAGGCCGGTCCAGTGTGTTGCGGGCGGCCTTTCGCCGCTCGAGGCCCTCGCCCATCTGGGTTTCGTCCGGATTGCTCAGCCGCAGCTGGATGCGCGCATTCGACACGTTGACCAGCGCCTGCTTCTGCCCCACCAGCCACGCCGTGGCGGTGGTCGCAACGTGGACCCCATAGGACAGCCCCTGGCGGGCGAGGGAAACCAAGCGGTCTCCCATCGCGGAATCCTTGTCGTACAGGTCGCTGAAGTTGTCGACAACGAGGAAGACGTCGCCGAACTTGTCGGCGGGATCGGTGCCGCCTTCCCGCTCGGTCCCGAACCGCCGTTCCCGGAATTCGGAGATGTCGATTTGGAACTGCTTGAACGCCGCCTCACGGGCCAAGATCAATCCCTCGATCGACGCCACGGTCCGCGAGACGCCTTCCTTGTCTGTTTGGCTGACGACTGATGCGACGTGTGGCAGATCTTCGACGGGGTAGAGCGAAGCCCCGATGCAGAAGAACGTGACTCGCTCGGGCCGGTACATCAATGCGGCAGAGGTGATCAAGGCCATCAGTGTCGTTGATTTGCCGCGCTGAGCGGTCGCCACCACCATGATGTTGTCCATCTCGGCGTCGATGGCGTGCACGCGCTGAGCGTGGTCCTCGGGGATGTCGACGACGCCCACCGGGAACACCAAGCCTGGGTTGTCGCCGTAGTCGACATACCACGGCTTGCGCCGCCAGCTCGCCACCAGCACATCCATCGGCTCGCTGACTTCCAAAGGTGGCAGCCATATTTGGTGGGGTGGACGCGCGCTGTGCGACATCAGCGACTCGCGGATCACGTCGACCAGCTTCTTCTTCCGGAACCCGTCGGCGTGGAACAGAAACTCGTCGGGTTCCTCGGGCTCGTCGGCGACCGCCAATGCTTCGCTGTCTGCTTCGCTCAGCGGTTGGTACGCCCAGGTGAATGCTCGCGGCTGCGAAAAGCTCATGGCCACCGTCTTATTCACGCTGACCACCCGTTTGGGCACCACGAACGGAGCGGAGACGTAGAAGCAGCGGAACTGCTCCAGGTCGCGTGGCCCCACCTTGAGCAGTGCGTAACCGTTCTCCTTCGACGGCAGATGCAGTGCCGCGTCACTGCCGATCACATCGCGCGAGTCCTCCGCGGTCTCGGCGCGCAGGGCCACCCGAAAAGCGATGTTGCTCTTGACCTTGCTGAGCGACGACAGGTCCAGCCGCTGACCGCCGAGCGTGAAGAAGACGTTACAGCCGCGGCCCTCTTGCCCGATGTGGATGACCAGATCGATCCACTCCGGATGATGGATGAACAGTTCGAGGTATTCGTCGATGATCACCAGCAGGATCGGGACGGGTTCCAGGTCCCGCCCGGCGAGCCGCATTTCTTCGTACTCGTTCGCGTCGCGCGCCCCGGCTTGGTTGAAAAGCCGGTACCGCCGGGCGATCTCACCGTTGACGGCCTTGCGCATCCGTTCGGCTAAATGCCGATCGTCCTTACCCAGGTTGGACAGCGAACCCGCGACGTGGGGGAATCCCTGCAGGTCCTGGGCCGCGGATTCGAATTTCATGTCGACGAAGATCACGATGAACGTCTCGGGGGAGTGCGTCAACGCAATCCCCGTGCATAGCGACAGGAAGTATTCCGACTTGCCGGAACCAGAGGTCCCGATCACCACCGAATGGAACCCGAAACCACCAAAGTCTTTGGCGCGCAAGATAATCTGCTGCAGCTCGCCGGCCTGCTTGACACCCACGGGCATCATCGCCCATTTGTGGTCGCCGCGACCGCGGCTTTCGCCCCAGAGCCTGTCGACATCCAGTTCCCGGGGATCGCTGATGCCTAGCGCGCGCAGCAATTCACCGCCTTGGCTGTCGGTCTCCGACAGATCCCCGGCACTCATCGGGGACCAACGGGCAAGCGCTCGCGCGTACCGGCTGGCGGTGCTTTCAGCGAGCATGTCCGCCACGGCATAGAACGTGCCGCGGTGGGTCAGTCGGCCTTCGCGCAGCGCGAAACGCTCACTGTCGTCGGTGAATCCGACCCCCAGCCCGGCCCGGGTGGCCAGCCGCACCACCGTGATGCCGGCCATGCCTTTCTGTCCGGTCACGCCTTCCCATTGCTCCGGGGTGCCGACGTTGTCGTCGACGATCACCCAGTGCGGTCCCAACGCCAGGCCGCTGCTGGACTCCATCGGCGATGGCATGGACGTCGGGCTCATGCCGACCGGCGGTGTCCATGGTCCGCGACCCTTGCGGTGCAGCTCGGCGTCGAGCGCCTCTTCCAGCTCGGTGGGGGAGGTGAAGATCAACCGGCGCAGCCCACACGCGTCGAACATCTCGTCGTGTTGATTGTGCGGCAGCCACACCAGCCACGACCACAACTCGGGGTGGCGGGTGACCACCATGACTTTGAGATCGCTGGAGCTGTGGTAGACGGCCAGCGAGCACAGGATCGAACGGGCCAGGCTGTGCAGTTCGCCCGGATCGTCGCCGATAAAGCTGAAGCCGGGCTTCGACCGCAGGCTGAGTACCTTGCCGATTCCGCGAATCTTGCTCTGCTCGAGGATGAAATCCCTTAGCGCACCGCCGGTTACGGGCTCGAGCTCTTCACCGATCGGAACGTCGGGCCACTGCAGCGACACCGCGGATTCGCTGGCTTGCTGGATCCCGATCCCCAGGCGGACGTCAAGAAAGTCGGGGTCCGCGGGGCGTCGTTCCCACATCCGCGGCCCACCGATCACGGTATCCAGCTGCTGCGGATCGCCGTGCACGAAGAGCTGGCTGCGGCGCTGATTCTGGGCTGCGCGTTGCACTTCGTCGCGGTCCTCGTCGAGCTGACGCAGATAACTGCGGCGCTGCTTTTCTTGCTCCCCCCAACTGATCCGGCGCCCACGCCCCAACCGCCCACTGAACATCAGCGTCCCGAACCCGACCAGACCGATCATCGGGAAGAAGCCCGACTGCAGGGATCGAATCCCCGACGCGTACATCACCACCAGCGTGCCGATGATTCCGACGAGCAACGCGGGAATCGCGATCATCAGCAGGATGTTGCGGGGTTCCCGCTCGGGCAACGCCAACGGTGCGGCGACCGCGATGCGCACCGGCGGAACGTTCGGCGCGGGCTTGCGGCTGCCGCGGACGAAACCTCGTTTGGACATTGCTACTTAACCCCCGCCTGCCTGGTCGTTGAGATCGGGAATCGGCGCCACGGCACCGCCTCCGGAGACTGCGTCGCGCGCCACCAGCGCAGCGTCGCGACCAATCGCGGGCCCGGGCGCGAAGGTGCGCACGATCGGCCAGGGCGCTTGCACGGCCAGCCGCGGGTCCAGCCCCAACGCCTGCAAGGTGGCGTGATCGGATTGAACTCCGTATCGAACACCCTGCGGTGAAATCCAATACAAACTTTCCCGACTGTCGGCGGTCGCGACGCCGCTGGTTGTCGTCACGAAGTTCGCCGCACCTGGCAGGATCAACGTTTGTTGTGCCTCAGCGGAATTAGGGTCGCGGTCGTCGCGAACCAGGCGCACCACCCGGGAATCCATACCGGCCGAAACCGGCAACCCCCGACCGGTGAAGACTGTGATCCTGGCCTGTGGATCGCCCGATTGTTTCTCCCAGCCCACGCATGTCGCCGGGTTGGCCGACGTGTCAACGAATTCCAGCTTCTCCGACGGGTAGTAGTCGACATCGAGCACGTCGACCACCGGGATCTGAATCAGCTTGTCGGGCGCGACCAGGGTAGGCGTCGTCGAGCCCTCCGAATCCGCGGTCCGCAACAGGTCGGCGACGAAGCTGGTGATTTTCTGCACACCGTCGGGCAGCAGCACATAGAAGCCGTTGACGGCGCCATTCGCATCACGGGTTTCCAGCACCCTGCCGACGATCGAACCGGGCAGCCACCGCGATGGCGTGCCCCGTCCCGGAATCACCGGCAAGACAATAGGTTCCGTTGACGGCATCGCGTCGAACACCGCATTGGAGATTTCGATCGGGTACGTCACACCGGGATCGAGACCCAGGTTGAACGTCACCGACCGGTCCGCCGGATCAATGCGCGAGCGCTGCCCATGCCAGATCACATACGTCGCGCCCTTGTGGGTTGCCAGGATGGCCTGCTTCGGGCGCATCGGCTCCGATCGCCCGAAGGGGGAGAGCTGACCGGCGATGGCGGTCACCACCGGCGCCGTCCCACTGCCGCGAGCGGCAGCGGCGTCGCAGACCGACCAGGCCGATTCGGCGCTCGACGTGATCGGCAAGCTGTCCGGCGCACCAGGTATGCCGATGAGCGGGCCGGTCGGGTACTTCGCGATCTCGCCGGCTCGAACCCAAGTCGGAGCGCCGGCATTGCCGACCGCCAACCGTGCCGAGGTCAAGTTGAGCGCGGGATAGAGCCGGCCGTTGATCTTCGCGTAGACCGCGCCGGTGTCACGATCGCCGATGATCGACGCTTGGCCGACCAAGCCGGAGGGCTTCATGACATGAAGTAGCGCCATCCAGCCGACGCCGATCAGAACGAGCACGATCGACAGCGCCACGGCCGCTTGCTGTTTGCGGTCGTCGTGCTTCATCCGGACCGAGAACCTGGTGATCGCGGCGCGCAGCCGCCGGTTATAGAACAGGTGCCCCGAATTCTGGTCCCGGTTGGACAGATTAAGTGGCACGGTCATTCTCCTTCAGGCGGTCGATGCAGGGGTGCCGCATCGACACCGACATCAATGCAGCTCGCTGCCGTACCTGGCCCGATTCTCGGCTTCGGCCTCTTCGCGCAGCGCCGCGATCGCCAAATTCAACCTGTCCGCCAACTCCGCGTGGGCATAGCCGGTCATCACGTCGGGATGCAGCGACAACTCGACCAACCTGCCGTCGGAATTCGTCACGGCGCGAATATCCCCCAAGTCCACGCTGTACGTGACCGTCTCGGCTTGCGCGACAAGGGCTTCCCACTTGTCGGCTGCCTCGCTCAGTTCACGTAGAACCGCTTCGACGAGATCCTTGTCGCTCAGATTCGTGCGACCGCCCGACCCCGCCACCATGTCAGTATCATCGAGCCCTCCAACCAGCGTCAATTCAGAGTTTTACTGCTGACTTGGGCTGGTGAGATTGGGGGAGTGGGGGGCAACCCGTTACCCGCGGGGCGTCGACCGTTGAGGTTATCGAGCGGCTTGAGAAGTCTCAGGCACCCGACTGCCTCCTCGGCGATGACGCGGCCCAGCGACGTGTAGGCGGCGAATTGCGCTTCGCTGAACCACTGGTCGGAGGTGGGATCGTGCGGAAAAATCGCGGTGGATGCCGCATACGTCAGCAGCCAGAACGGGCACCGTTCGCTCAGTACCGCCTTCGCGAAAATCAGGGTCCCGGTGCTCTCGTCGAGCCCCGCCGCGGCAGGATATGTGATCGCACCCTGAACTACCGCCCCGCGGGTTATTCGGCTGTTCAGGCTGGCTAGCGCGTCGTCTTTGGCGAACTGCTTTCCCGACCCCGGGGTGATGCTCTCGACGGAATAAGGGCCCGTGCGGTTTAGCGCAACCTCCACGCCCAGTTCATATCTCGCCAAACGAAGTGCGTCTGTGAGGCCGACGGGTAGCGGCGGAGGATCGCCCCCTCCGTCGATCACGATAATCAGTCGGCACCTGCGCCGGAGGGCCTCCACCAGGCCCGAATTGTCGTAGTGGCCGCCGTCCGTGACTTGCACCAGCCGCGCGTCCCGGTCGTTGATACCGAGGATCTCCCGATATAGGTAGCCCCCACCCCGGATGCTCGGCAGCGATTTCGGCCATACGCGCGGGAGCGCGTCGGAGCCTGAACCGTTCGGGCGAGTGGAGTCCCTGAGTTGGCGGACGAAGTTCGGGTTAGGCAACCAGGTGCCGAGGCGAGCGCCGGAAATGGCGAGCAGTTTTTCGACGCCCTTGTTCTGGCGTCCCATCGCCGAGGCGAACGCCGCACCACTCACGGCAACCGCTGCCTCCACGGTCAGGTCCCGGCGGATCCGAGGCGATGCCGCTTGGAACAACTTCTTGGTGTGGAACCACCCGAGCTCTGGTCCGCCGACGTAGTCCGCACTCATTACGAACGAAACCGCGTTGAGGCCGGGCGCGGGCTTGTCGGGGCCCGAGATCGTGGCCGAGCACGCGAACACAAATTTTGGGCCCCGCGTCGTCTTGCCATACAAGTGCAGCCAGGTGGGTTCGGCGTCGTCGTACTGCACCGCTTTGTCTGCACCACGGCGCACGGCGAAAGTGCGGGCCAGGCAGCGACGATAGAAGGGATGCAGGCTCAACGACGTGACGTCGGCAAACCCGAGGAACAACGCGGCGAGCCCAAGGCCGCCTAACCACCAGACCCCCGGTGGCACGTTGAGGAAGCGTTCGCCCCATCCGGTCTGGGTGCAGAACTGGAAGGCGCCGGCCGCGAAGCTGCCCAGCAGTGCCAGCCACACCACCGATAGCAGGGCCAAGGTAGCCAGGGTCAGCAACAGCGAGATAACCTCCGGCGGCAACAGACGTTTCAGCAGTCGCGGGGACGACTGCGTGCCGATGCTCTTGGTCAGCTTGTGCCTGTCGCGCCAGATGATCGCGACCAGGGCGGCCACGTAGTTGACCCCGACGACGCCGGACAACGCGGCGAACGCACCGCCCGCGCTCGACGGTGTGTGGCTGCTGGGCGCCGAGCAGAGCAGCATCAATGCGGGCAATGCGATCGTAAGCGTGAAGATCACCAGCGCGAACACCGCGCTCGCGCGGGCCAAGCCCAACGCGAGCGCCATCCGGCGTTCGCTGCACCGACTATTCGACCTCCACTCGGTGATCAGCACGAACACGGTGCAGGCTACGGCCAAACCCGCAAAGACTCCGATCGCCCAGTACGCGGAGGGGTGGGTCACGAGTGATGCCGACAGAGGAGTGTCCGAGCCGGCGGCTGCGGTCTTGCCAGAGATCGGCGGGAATGCGGCGACCGGAACGTCGGCCAGCAGCAAGCCTGCCACCGACCCAGCGATCACCGGGACGCTGAAAATAATTGCCAGCGAGGCCACCAGATTCTTGAGCACTTCTGCGAGGGCCCTTATCAAGCCGAGCGGTGAATCGGCGAGATAGCTCGATCCCCGACGGATATGGTCAAACTCCGCTGACCCGTCTTCGAACCGTTCCGAGATGTCCGCGATGTTCGGCTTTGGCTTAAGTTCGTCGCCCTCAAGCTGCACTTCGCGCTTCTGGTTGGGGTCGACTAGTTGGCGTTGTACCGCCAGCAGCCGCGCACCGGCGGCGTATCCGCCCCCCGACACCGAGATCACATAGTCGAGGCCGTCCAATAAGGTGGCCGCATTGTCGCTGCCACCATTCGAGTTCGCCGTGGGATCGGCGGCGATCGACGGTTTGGAGAACACCTGCATGGCGCCCATAGCCACGCAGGCCGACCGCACGCCTCCGCCCGAAAGGCAAAGTGCTCGAAGCGGTTTCGTTCGGTGTTTCAGTGACGCAGTCACCCCCGGGACGTTATAGGCTCGCTGCCAGCTCCGCTGGTTTTCGATCACGGTCTTAAATGGCTGGCCGGAGTCTTTAATGGCCTCTTTGACGGCCGCCTGATCCGCCGTAGGCTCCGGCCAGGACCGAGGCGCCAGCACTCCATCCCACCAGGGAGTCGGCGCAGACCCGTCGCCCGCACCCAGGCCCAGCCACCGAAATACCCTGAACGATCGCAGGATCTCGAGTACCGACGCTCGCCAAGTGCGGCGCCACCTTCGTACCCGGCGGCACTTGCCCATCGCGTCACGCAGGATGATCGCAAAAAAAGCGAATACCCCGATTGCCCCCACAGCGATTGCGGAGAACTTGATGGTGGCTGCGGCGGCGGCGGCGGTGCGCCAACCGGTTTCCTTGTGGCTCAACATGATCGACACCAAAAGGGCTTCGATCAGGTTGGCGGCCACCGCGATGACTACCGCGGCGAGGATGAAATTGGCGGCTTGGCCGCCTAGTTTGGAGCCCGCGCGAGCTCGATAGAACAACGCGCAACCTGCCAGCACCGTCCCGTAGGCGGCGATCCACCAAAGGTTGCTGTGCAAAGCCGACGGAAAAGCCGCTCTAACGTCGGCGATCGTGGATCCGGGGTCTCCGAACGTATAGTGCGTCCATTTCGGCCTGAACGCGCCTCGCACCCCAATACACCCGAGTACCGCGCCCGTGGCGATCATTCCGAGCGCAATGGTTACTGCCCGCGTCAACAGGAATGTAAACATTCTCGCCTCCCAAGCCCGACGAAATAATTGTTGGCTAACACGGCTATCGGATAACCGTTTGGTTTGCTGATGCGCTTCAGCAGCAGGTATGAGGGTGTTGCCGGACTCCTCGATTCATTGGGCGCAGTTGGCGACTGCCGGCTGAGTACAGATGCGGTAAACCACCACGAGAACGCGCTCAGCTGTCGCTTCGCCGTCAATGACGTTGCACTCGAAGGGGATACCGTCGGCCAGCTCGGTGAGCTGACCGGCTCAATCCTCGCAATGGCGTTCGTAATCCCAGCGCTCCAACCACGCCGAGAGGTGGTGGATTCCGACGCTCATGACTATCAGCACCAAGCCTTCTACGACCATCACGAGCTCGTTCACAGTCGCTCCATCTCACGGGACATCGCCGCTTGTTCCAGGTAGCTCGGCCGCGAATACGGGTACTTCCGAGGCGCCCGAGGCTCAACGCTTTGCACCAGCCGTTGCCAGAAAGCCATGAGCCGAGGACGTGGGGCTTCGACGGGCCGCGGGGCCACACCGGCGGCGGCGGTTGCGAACATCACCTGGCGTTCGGTGATCAGGACGGTCGCCAGCTCGGTTGCGTTGCGGCTCTGTACCCGCGCCCCAACAGGTTTCGTAACGCTTGCGGCTTCCGCGAGCGGCGCGTGGCTGGTAGATCGGTGACGGGGCTGCGTGGGTGCAGCGGCATCATGACGTGACACCGCCGGTTTCGGGATGACTAGCATTTCGATCACCTGAGAGGGGTTTGCGTCCGGTTGGTCCGGCCGTCGAAGAGAAATTTACGAAGTCAACCGCGCGGACGCATGCGTAGTGGACTACCTGTTCTCTAGCGGGAGTCCTCGCGATAGCGGCTTGGCAGGTAGCCGTCAGGTCTCGGCAGTCCACTGACTGGCCGGTGGCTCGTCCAGCTTCTGGAACCACGCCAGGTGATAGTTCGCCGACATCATGTCACCGGCAACGCTGCTTTCGGTGGCGGCCAGCAACAGGCAGTTGAGCAACAGCGCGGGCACCACATCCGGATACTGGCTCAGCAGCTGATAGCGGGCGGTGTCGAGATGCACGCGCAGCAGGTCGGCTTCCTCTTCCACGACACCCGTTCCCGCAGTCGCGGCTTTGGCCAGGGTGTGCACCAACCGCGGCAGTCCGTCGCGCCAGTGCGTGACTCGACCCAGCTCCCATCCGAAATCGTCGACCGCCGGCAGTTCGCGGGCCTGCACCGAAGATTCGGTCGCGGCGAAGTCGGTCGCCCGGCCCACCCGATCGCCGGGGGTGTAGGTGGCGATCCGGATCGCCTCACCGAGCAGTGTCGAGGCTTTGCCGGTCTGGCGCCCGGGCGCCAGAAGTCGCACGCCGACCGGAAGCGTGATTCCGGGCGGAATCCACCCGTGGGCAAGATCGGTGACCAACAGCGTCGTGCCGTCTGCGAGATCGCCGACCGCCCAGTTCAGCCCGGGTTCTTGGCGGACGACGAACG encodes:
- a CDS encoding PE family protein: MSGLFDMVPGAVDLSAATEGAISEQMAATTAAGAAALTGVLPMAPDADSIEFAAALNAAGAAYLATAAEHAGQRSGFSGAQGLASATGVMTDALNAAASAI
- the eccCa gene encoding type VII secretion protein EccCa, whose protein sequence is MSKRGFVRGSRKPAPNVPPVRIAVAAPLALPEREPRNILLMIAIPALLVGIIGTLVVMYASGIRSLQSGFFPMIGLVGFGTLMFSGRLGRGRRISWGEQEKQRRSYLRQLDEDRDEVQRAAQNQRRSQLFVHGDPQQLDTVIGGPRMWERRPADPDFLDVRLGIGIQQASESAVSLQWPDVPIGEELEPVTGGALRDFILEQSKIRGIGKVLSLRSKPGFSFIGDDPGELHSLARSILCSLAVYHSSSDLKVMVVTRHPELWSWLVWLPHNQHDEMFDACGLRRLIFTSPTELEEALDAELHRKGRGPWTPPVGMSPTSMPSPMESSSGLALGPHWVIVDDNVGTPEQWEGVTGQKGMAGITVVRLATRAGLGVGFTDDSERFALREGRLTHRGTFYAVADMLAESTASRYARALARWSPMSAGDLSETDSQGGELLRALGISDPRELDVDRLWGESRGRGDHKWAMMPVGVKQAGELQQIILRAKDFGGFGFHSVVIGTSGSGKSEYFLSLCTGIALTHSPETFIVIFVDMKFESAAQDLQGFPHVAGSLSNLGKDDRHLAERMRKAVNGEIARRYRLFNQAGARDANEYEEMRLAGRDLEPVPILLVIIDEYLELFIHHPEWIDLVIHIGQEGRGCNVFFTLGGQRLDLSSLSKVKSNIAFRVALRAETAEDSRDVIGSDAALHLPSKENGYALLKVGPRDLEQFRCFYVSAPFVVPKRVVSVNKTVAMSFSQPRAFTWAYQPLSEADSEALAVADEPEEPDEFLFHADGFRKKKLVDVIRESLMSHSARPPHQIWLPPLEVSEPMDVLVASWRRKPWYVDYGDNPGLVFPVGVVDIPEDHAQRVHAIDAEMDNIMVVATAQRGKSTTLMALITSAALMYRPERVTFFCIGASLYPVEDLPHVASVVSQTDKEGVSRTVASIEGLILAREAAFKQFQIDISEFRERRFGTEREGGTDPADKFGDVFLVVDNFSDLYDKDSAMGDRLVSLARQGLSYGVHVATTATAWLVGQKQALVNVSNARIQLRLSNPDETQMGEGLERRKAARNTLDRPGFGVTREGHEVLIGVPEITSATGERIPTRQLGGVIAEVTGVGRLEKLARLPEQIQLAQIIAAFAETDVAADPFNIPFAIGESALQPTYLPTRTVPSMLVLGRQSCGKTTTLAAFGQAVMSRFGPEQAQITIIDPKTSLIGKIRGPHVRAYAYTADDIDTVIEELAAMMRDRLPPSGLSQEELLSRSTWAGPHHFLLIDDEQELRPHGAIGKAAASAPLWGLIERSREIGLHVIASRLPGNWAGVSITNPFLQKMTSSRAPTLFMDNDPATVKVFARVSAQQLPPGRGLLVTTDGAIEGVLVGAPE
- the eccB gene encoding type VII secretion protein EccB is translated as MPLNLSNRDQNSGHLFYNRRLRAAITRFSVRMKHDDRKQQAAVALSIVLVLIGVGWMALLHVMKPSGLVGQASIIGDRDTGAVYAKINGRLYPALNLTSARLAVGNAGAPTWVRAGEIAKYPTGPLIGIPGAPDSLPITSSAESAWSVCDAAAARGSGTAPVVTAIAGQLSPFGRSEPMRPKQAILATHKGATYVIWHGQRSRIDPADRSVTFNLGLDPGVTYPIEISNAVFDAMPSTEPIVLPVIPGRGTPSRWLPGSIVGRVLETRDANGAVNGFYVLLPDGVQKITSFVADLLRTADSEGSTTPTLVAPDKLIQIPVVDVLDVDYYPSEKLEFVDTSANPATCVGWEKQSGDPQARITVFTGRGLPVSAGMDSRVVRLVRDDRDPNSAEAQQTLILPGAANFVTTTSGVATADSRESLYWISPQGVRYGVQSDHATLQALGLDPRLAVQAPWPIVRTFAPGPAIGRDAALVARDAVSGGGAVAPIPDLNDQAGGG
- a CDS encoding DUF2710 family protein; translation: MVAGSGGRTNLSDKDLVEAVLRELSEAADKWEALVAQAETVTYSVDLGDIRAVTNSDGRLVELSLHPDVMTGYAHAELADRLNLAIAALREEAEAENRARYGSELH
- a CDS encoding DUF5631 domain-containing protein, yielding MMKAQVRARRQTAQVARRFSTADLEKTQVIPAVPAAEPDVVAPAIDETQVIPVVPAAEPVVSDRTLDQTQVIPVVSAEPVAEEPVAQDPATEISADDDLDSSGGRHRAPSEDATVDVIPVQPEVREPESEPVAVSEPEPEPEPEPESESVAVSEPEPEPEPEPEPEPEPEPEPVAVSEPEPEPEPEVNAESDTERLHRLLAFVVRQEPGLNWAVGDLADGTTLLVTDLAHGWIPPGITLPVGVRLLAPGRQTGKASTLLGEAIRIATYTPGDRVGRATDFAATESSVQARELPAVDDFGWELGRVTHWRDGLPRLVHTLAKAATAGTGVVEEEADLLRVHLDTARYQLLSQYPDVVPALLLNCLLLAATESSVAGDMMSANYHLAWFQKLDEPPASQWTAET